The following are encoded in a window of bacterium SCSIO 12643 genomic DNA:
- a CDS encoding response regulator, whose translation MYFIGNASNQNHLLNTYSLHNWNTEDQLPQSSVNTIMQSSDGYLWIGTFGGIARFDGLTFEHIKHPQLMYERVISLFEDQDGYIWIGSENNGLYRYKNGKVKHYNLENGFPGVGITSIFQYGDRVGVLIQGKGVAAISGDEIEFHQSKVLDGELLEQAIIDANGDIWIVSSKGVFLQKDLRTEPVYIENSFHEEDGFAIDIGKDQELYFGNQDGFYRINKTALKAEYLFDHQIGFLSQQFCISNNGTFWYGGKGNELHCKTSEWSLKWGREDGVPNGEISCIYEDRSGNIWVGLNGGGLIEFYQNQVNVLAHETELGQKIFLAIHPDDQGRLWMATNNGGFFSLDTATQTLKSYDERHNITADIWSLASNANGELWGGTFGNGIFYVNTNKTDVFTRIDDWGGGSKVILAMIYDTVYDRLLIGSDQGGVFQFKDNEWSNIIPDHIDHDRITKFTLSPNGDMYVSTQGNGIRMIRDKEVTSLDENNGLPSNTIRDVFFDSEGVMWLGSYGSGIIVNLDGQFVTIDKSLGLFDNLISTIREDQLGYLWMSCNSGVFRAKRQDLIQVARGELDKVQCQVFNKSHGMGHSETNGGFQSSSIQFGDGTLLYPTMKGVAVFNPEKLQGHDTLSNVLISAISYGNTLIESTDKIVVPAEYRDVEFAYTAPTFFAPELITFEYYLEGYEQEWSTIGRNRNAVYKKLKPGTYTFKVRARNSQGILSHTYAAQEITIEPYFYETTAFRWILGAFILLVIFGTYAWQNINAERREVELKRIVSERTIDLENEKKLTEEALQKVEEQSVEIQKMSMAKADFFQSISHELKTPLTLIKGPVEALLDSDEVNLESEVREDLGLVKKQANYLTDLISQLLDIARSEDGYLKKQEEPVDIIDLMQKVISSVDSWIQQKEINFESYVRLQRVKGLTDIDFVEKIIKNLLTNAIKFTPPKGVIDLSLGEIGDDLLITVSDSGKGIDEDDLPYIFDRYYTKGSQENGNTAGTGIGLALVKEFIQLLDGEIKVGKSGLYGGAEFVCRIPFFRLDDLEVPTEIPKELTLSQTIINVNGELEETELDDQKKVVLVVDDHSDIRTFIKRSLKPNYRIEEAENGEEGLAKALNINPDVIISDVNMPQKDGLEMLSELKSNSKTDYIPVLLLTARGSEKIKVQGWDEGADGYMAKPFNANELSARVNGIIENRKKLRRRIEQELSTSDFESDGKSDFEKQFENLVHSKLTHPEYSFNESLGDFAMSLSKFQRTVKEHYGMTPQVYLRLQRLDMAKNLIEKNRGSISEIAYACGFNSVSYFNRVFKKTYQITPSDLI comes from the coding sequence GTGTATTTCATTGGAAATGCATCTAATCAAAATCATTTATTAAACACATATAGTCTGCATAACTGGAATACCGAGGATCAATTACCTCAGAGTTCTGTAAATACGATTATGCAATCTTCCGATGGTTACTTATGGATAGGTACATTTGGTGGAATTGCCAGATTTGACGGATTAACTTTTGAGCATATCAAACACCCTCAATTGATGTATGAGCGTGTGATTAGTTTGTTTGAAGATCAAGATGGATATATCTGGATCGGTTCGGAGAACAATGGACTATATCGCTATAAAAATGGTAAAGTCAAACATTATAATCTGGAAAATGGATTTCCGGGTGTTGGGATCACCAGTATCTTCCAATATGGTGATCGGGTAGGCGTTTTGATTCAGGGAAAGGGAGTTGCTGCGATATCTGGAGATGAGATAGAATTTCATCAAAGTAAAGTGTTGGATGGAGAACTTCTGGAACAAGCGATTATTGATGCAAATGGTGATATCTGGATTGTTTCATCCAAAGGAGTGTTTTTACAAAAGGATCTTAGAACGGAACCTGTTTATATTGAGAATAGTTTTCACGAAGAAGATGGATTTGCTATAGACATAGGGAAAGATCAGGAATTGTATTTCGGAAATCAGGATGGTTTTTACCGAATCAATAAAACAGCATTAAAAGCAGAATATTTATTTGATCATCAAATTGGCTTTTTATCTCAGCAGTTTTGTATAAGCAATAATGGCACATTCTGGTATGGAGGTAAAGGAAATGAATTGCATTGTAAAACATCCGAATGGTCGTTGAAATGGGGGCGAGAAGATGGTGTGCCAAATGGAGAAATTTCATGTATTTATGAAGATCGATCTGGAAACATTTGGGTAGGTTTAAATGGAGGGGGATTAATCGAGTTTTATCAAAACCAGGTGAATGTACTGGCGCATGAAACCGAATTAGGCCAAAAGATTTTTTTAGCCATTCATCCGGATGATCAGGGAAGATTGTGGATGGCGACTAATAATGGCGGCTTCTTTTCATTAGACACAGCTACACAAACGCTTAAGTCTTATGATGAGCGACATAACATCACAGCGGATATTTGGTCATTGGCATCTAATGCTAATGGAGAGTTATGGGGTGGTACATTTGGCAATGGAATCTTTTATGTAAATACCAATAAAACAGACGTATTTACACGTATTGATGATTGGGGCGGAGGTAGCAAGGTGATTTTGGCTATGATTTATGACACCGTTTACGATAGGCTTTTAATCGGTTCTGATCAGGGAGGTGTTTTTCAATTTAAGGATAACGAATGGAGTAATATTATTCCGGATCATATAGATCATGACAGAATTACAAAATTCACATTGTCTCCAAATGGAGATATGTACGTTTCTACCCAGGGCAATGGTATTCGAATGATTCGTGATAAAGAAGTTACGAGTTTAGACGAAAACAATGGCTTACCTTCAAACACGATTAGGGATGTGTTTTTTGATTCAGAGGGTGTCATGTGGTTAGGTTCGTATGGGAGTGGGATTATAGTGAATTTAGATGGACAGTTTGTAACTATAGATAAAAGTCTGGGGCTTTTCGATAATCTAATTTCTACCATTCGTGAAGATCAATTGGGTTATTTATGGATGAGCTGTAATTCCGGGGTATTTAGAGCGAAGAGGCAAGATCTAATTCAGGTGGCCCGAGGTGAATTGGATAAAGTACAATGTCAGGTTTTCAATAAATCCCACGGAATGGGGCATTCAGAGACAAATGGTGGGTTCCAATCGTCTAGCATTCAGTTTGGCGATGGGACATTGTTATATCCAACAATGAAAGGGGTGGCCGTTTTTAATCCGGAGAAACTCCAGGGACATGATACATTATCTAATGTATTGATTAGTGCCATTTCTTATGGTAATACTCTTATAGAATCGACAGATAAAATAGTGGTGCCAGCAGAATATAGAGATGTGGAATTTGCCTATACTGCGCCTACATTTTTTGCTCCCGAACTGATCACTTTTGAATATTACTTAGAAGGTTACGAGCAGGAATGGAGTACTATAGGCAGAAACAGAAATGCTGTCTATAAAAAGTTGAAACCGGGAACTTATACATTTAAGGTAAGAGCAAGAAATAGCCAGGGAATTTTGAGCCATACATATGCGGCTCAGGAAATAACCATTGAGCCGTATTTTTATGAAACCACAGCGTTTAGATGGATTTTAGGTGCGTTTATCCTGCTGGTTATATTCGGAACCTATGCGTGGCAAAACATCAATGCAGAGAGGAGAGAAGTGGAATTAAAAAGAATAGTTTCCGAGCGTACTATTGATTTAGAAAATGAAAAGAAACTGACCGAGGAAGCTTTGCAGAAGGTAGAAGAACAGTCTGTAGAGATTCAAAAGATGAGTATGGCAAAAGCCGATTTCTTTCAAAGCATTTCTCACGAATTAAAAACTCCGTTAACTCTCATCAAAGGGCCTGTAGAGGCCTTGTTGGATTCTGATGAGGTAAATCTGGAATCAGAAGTTAGAGAAGATTTAGGCCTGGTAAAAAAGCAAGCCAATTACCTGACCGACCTGATTTCCCAGTTGTTGGATATTGCACGATCGGAAGATGGATACTTAAAGAAACAAGAAGAGCCCGTAGATATCATCGATTTAATGCAAAAGGTCATTTCCTCAGTAGATTCCTGGATCCAACAGAAAGAAATCAACTTTGAGTCCTATGTGCGCTTACAACGTGTAAAAGGGTTAACAGATATAGACTTTGTAGAAAAGATCATTAAGAATTTATTGACGAATGCCATTAAGTTTACCCCACCCAAAGGAGTGATTGATTTGAGTCTGGGAGAAATTGGTGATGATTTACTGATTACCGTATCCGATAGTGGTAAAGGGATTGATGAGGATGATCTCCCGTATATTTTTGATCGTTACTATACCAAAGGTTCTCAGGAAAATGGAAATACTGCGGGTACCGGGATTGGATTGGCGCTTGTAAAAGAGTTTATCCAATTATTAGATGGCGAAATCAAAGTGGGAAAATCTGGATTATATGGAGGAGCAGAATTTGTATGTCGAATTCCGTTTTTTAGATTGGATGATTTAGAAGTCCCAACAGAGATTCCAAAGGAATTGACTTTGAGTCAGACTATCATCAATGTAAATGGAGAATTGGAAGAAACAGAATTAGATGATCAAAAGAAAGTCGTTTTAGTCGTGGATGATCACAGTGATATTCGAACTTTTATCAAGAGATCATTGAAGCCGAATTATAGAATTGAAGAGGCTGAGAATGGGGAAGAAGGATTGGCAAAAGCCCTGAATATAAACCCGGACGTGATCATTTCGGATGTAAACATGCCTCAAAAAGACGGATTGGAAATGTTAAGCGAATTAAAGTCGAATTCAAAAACAGATTACATTCCAGTGTTATTACTTACCGCCAGAGGGTCTGAAAAGATAAAGGTCCAAGGATGGGATGAAGGTGCAGATGGATATATGGCTAAACCATTTAATGCCAATGAGCTTTCAGCCAGAGTCAATGGGATTATAGAAAATCGTAAGAAGTTAAGACGAAGAATAGAACAAGAACTAAGTACTTCCGATTTTGAAAGTGACGGTAAGTCTGATTTTGAAAAACAATTTGAAAATCTGGTACATTCAAAACTGACCCATCCGGAGTATAGCTTTAACGAAAGTCTGGGAGATTTTGCCATGAGTTTGTCTAAATTTCAGCGTACGGTTAAAGAGCATTACGGAATGACTCCGCAGGTATATCTAAGACTTCAACGATTGGATATGGCCAAAAATCTAATTGAGAAAAATAGAGGTTCTATCTCTGAAATCGCATATGCATGTGGTTTCAATAGTGTGTCTTACTTTAATCGTGTATTTAAAAAAACGTATCAAATTACGCCTTCAGATTTGATTTAA
- the trxA gene encoding thioredoxin: MAVEITDANFEEMVMNSDKPVLLDFWAEWCGPCRLIGPLVEEIANEQGDKAVVGKVNVDENPQAAMKFGIRNIPTILYVKNGEVVDKQVGATSKDVIEGKLTALMN; encoded by the coding sequence ATGGCAGTAGAAATCACAGACGCAAACTTCGAGGAAATGGTAATGAACAGTGATAAACCAGTTTTACTAGATTTTTGGGCTGAATGGTGTGGTCCTTGTAGATTAATTGGACCTTTAGTAGAAGAGATTGCAAATGAGCAAGGCGATAAAGCGGTTGTGGGTAAAGTAAATGTGGATGAAAATCCTCAAGCTGCAATGAAATTTGGAATTAGAAATATTCCTACAATTTTATACGTAAAAAATGGAGAGGTTGTTGACAAACAAGTTGGTGCAACTTCTAAAGATGTAATCGAAGGTAAATTAACTGCTTTGATGAACTAA